A region of Neovison vison isolate M4711 chromosome 7, ASM_NN_V1, whole genome shotgun sequence DNA encodes the following proteins:
- the LOC122912913 gene encoding olfactory receptor 4P4-like → MYSRLKYMEKQRNISEFILLGLSYDQNTQIFCFVLFLFCYAALLAGNFLILVSIRCSPLFHQPMYYFLSHLSSVDICYTSTITPKFIGDLLGGTKTISYDNCMLQVFAMHFFGSTEVFILTVMALDRYVAICKPLHYLLIMDRTRCHLLVLAAWAGGALHSFPQLLMAIQLPFCGPNEIDHYFCDIFPLLKVACTDTYITGVLVVANSGMVALVTFVVLFVSYVIILFSLRHHSAEGRRKALSTCGSHITVVILFFGPSIFAYLRPPTTFPEDKIFALFYTIVAPMFNPLIYTLRNTEMKSAMRKVLCQTLFSKEVRN, encoded by the coding sequence ATGTACAGCAGACTCAAGTATatggagaagcagagaaacaTCTCAGAATTCATACTTCTAGGTCTTTCGTATGACCAGAATACGCAAATATTTTGCTTTGTGCTCTTCTTATTCTGTTATGCTGCCCTGTTGGCAGGAAACTTCCTGATCCTTGTCTCCATTCGATGCAGCCCTCTTTTTCACCAACCCATGTACTACTTCCTTAGCCACTTATCCTCTGTGGACATCTGCTATACCTCTACCATCACACCCAAATTCATTGGTGACCTCTTAGGGGGGACAAAAACCATCTCCTATGATAATTGCATGTTACAAGTCTTTGCCATGCATTTTTTTGGGAGTACTGAGGTCTTTATTCTCACAGTCATGGCCTTGGATCGCTACGTTGCCATCTGCAAACCTCTCCACTACCTGCTTATCATGGACAGGACAAGGTGCCATCTCCTAGTGTTGGCTGCGTGGGCTGGTGGGGCTCTCCATTCTTTTCCTCAATTATTGATGGCAATCCAATTGCCATTTTGTGGTCCTAATGAAATCGATCACTACTTTTGTGATATCTTCCCTCTGCTGAAAGTTGCCTGCACTGATACCTACATCACAGGTGTCCTTGTGGTTGCCAATTCAGGTATGGTCGCCTTAGTTACCTTTGttgtcttgtttgtttcttaCGTCATTATTTTGTTTAGTCTAAGACATCACTCAGCTGAGGGAAGACGCAAAGCCCTCTCCACCTGTGGGTCTCATATCACTGTGGTCATCTTATTTTTTGGGCCCTCAATCTTTGCCTACCTTCGACCTCCAACCACTTTCCCTGAGGACAAAATTTTTGCTCTATTTTACACCATTGTTGCTCCTATGTTCAATCCCTTAATCTATACTCTGAGaaatacagagatgaaaagtgCCATGAGGAAAGTTTTGTGTCAAACATTATTTTCAAAGGAAGTACGCAATTAA
- the LOC122913636 gene encoding olfactory receptor 4P4-like, producing the protein MENQNNVTEFVFMGLWENKQLELLFFFLFLLCYLAVLMGNFIILLTITCSHLIEQPMYYFLCHLSFMDLCYTSTVVPRLIRDLGAARKNISYNSCMTQLFTAHLLAGVEIFILVSMALDRYVAIVKPLHYMVLMNRRRCNMLVFMAWGVGFWHSVALLLMVLDLPFCGPNQIDHYICDVKPLLKLVCKDIHVVSILVIANSGMVVVVIFLVLVVSYILILWNLRTYSSIGRRKALSTCSSHIMVVVLFFVPCIYTYVLPAGSENKDKEISVFYTVIAPMLNPLIYTLRNMEMKIAMGKVWSKMAHSEFKSRG; encoded by the coding sequence ATGGAAAATCAGAACAATGTCACAGAATTTGTTTTCATGGGACTATGGGAAAATAAGCAACTAGAGCtactgttctttttcttgttcctgcTGTGCTACCTGGCTGTCTTAATGGGAAATTTCATCATCTTACTCACCATCACTTGCAGCCATCTAATCGAACAACCAATGTACTATTTTCTCTGTCACCTTTCCTTCATGGATCTCTGCTACACCTCCACTGTGGTCCCCAGGCTAATCAGGGACTTAGGTGCAGCAAGAAAAAACATTTCTTATAACAGCTGTATGACCCAGCTCTTCACTGCCCACTTGCTGGCAGGTGTGGAGATATTCATCTTGGTGTCCATGGCTTTAGACCGCTACGTTGCCATTGTCAAGCCCCTGCACTACATGGTCCTCATGAACCGGCGGAGGTGTAACATGTTGGTCTTCATGGCCTGGGGTGTGGGGTTTTGGCACTCTGTAGCTCTACTGCTCATGGTACTTGACTTACCTTTCTGTGGTCCTAATCAGATTGATCACTACATATGTGATGTGAAGCCTCTTTTGAAACTGGTGTGCAAAGACATTCATGTTGTTAGTATCTTAGTGATTGCAAATTCAGGAATGGTGGTGGTTGTCATTTTTCTTGTTCTGGTGGTTTCTTACATCCTCATATTATGGAATCTTAGGACATACTCCTCCATAGGGAGACGCAAGGCTCTCTCCACCTGCAGCTCTCACATAATGGTGGTGGTTTTATTCTTTGTGCCCTGTATCTATACTTATGTTCTACCTGCCGGGAGTGAGAACAAGGATAAGGAAATCTCTGTGTTTTACACTGTGATTGCCCCCATGCTGAATCCTCTCATCTATACCCTGAGAAACATGGAGATGAAAATCGCCATGGGGAAGGTGTGGTCTAAAATGGCACATTCAGAATTCAAGTCAAGAGGTTGA